The nucleotide sequence NNNNNNGCTAAACTATGGTAGGAAGTTATCTGGCACAATAAAGTTTATCTTAAAGATTTTTCAATATATTGTTGAATCGTATGGAAATCGAAAGACTTTCAACAGGCATCGAAATGCTTGATAAAATGCTTTCTGGAGGAATACCTAGAGGTTTTTTTGTAGCTGCTACTGGAGAACCTGGTACAGGTAAAACAATTTTTTGTATTTCATTCATTGCTCAAGGGATTAAAGAAGGAGATAAATGCATATATGTTACTACTGAAGAAAGTCGTAATAGTATTATAGTTCAAGCAAAACAATTTAACATAGATTTTGAAAAAGCAATTAATGATAAAAAATTAATAATAATAGATGCTTTAATGGGACTTGAGGATAAATGGTCTTTAAAAAGTT is from Nitrososphaerota archaeon and encodes:
- a CDS encoding ATPase domain-containing protein — its product is MEIERLSTGIEMLDKMLSGGIPRGFFVAATGEPGTGKTIFCISFIAQGIKEGDKCIYVTTEESRNSIIVQAKQFNIDFEKAINDKKLIIIDALMGLEDKWSLKS